From the genome of Acropora palmata chromosome 4, jaAcrPala1.3, whole genome shotgun sequence, one region includes:
- the LOC141879024 gene encoding ubiquitin-like protein 3 — protein sequence MGENNARHKTVPDDKICLRLILVSGKTHEFIFSPNDTVYYITQHVYEHWPEDWKDEAVSSHNILKLIYHGRFLHGNVSLSALNLETGKRSVMHLVSRENLPEPATQGQRNREKINQQSCCCCIV from the exons ATGGGTGAAAACAATGCAAGACACAAAACAGTACCAGATGACAAG aTATGTCTACGTCTTATTTTAGTTTCTGGCAAGACACATGAATTCATATTTTCACCAAATGAcactgtttattatataacaCAACATGTCTATGAACATTGGCCTGAAG ATTGGAAAGATGAAGCAGTTAGCTCCCACAACATATTAAAACTTATCTACCATGGTCGGTTTCTACATGGGAATGTCTCATTATCTG CCCTTAATCTTGAGACAGGAAAGAGAAGTGTAATGCATCTTGTTTCGAGAGAGAATTTACCAGAGCCAGCCACACAAG GTCAAAGGAATCGTGAGAAAATAAATCAACAAAGTTGCTGCTGTTGTATTGTTTGA